The Terriglobales bacterium genome includes a window with the following:
- a CDS encoding deoxyguanosinetriphosphate triphosphohydrolase, whose product MAGRASIQSLQHLAMRVENSRGRKHPEPSHPYRNDYQRDRDRIVYSRAFRRLENKTQVFTRRFSDHFRNRLTHTIEVAQISRTIAGALGLNVDLVEALALAHDIGHPPFGHAGEKALDAAMRAQGLSFDHNLHALRIVEDFELRAGFRGLNLTFEVREGIIKHSRDYDPQAFPELLEYRLGELPPLEAQLVDLTDEIAYNAADLDDGCEAHILTLDEIRAEVCIFEDCYREASARFPDVPAKLLLNEALKRMLDRMVTDLIQHTAEAAEQAAVKSLEDVRSFPHRLASFSEKIEKQRRQAKEFLYSRLYFSPDLMPEKEMAERIITELFAFWMAHPEALPENYQEKVRQESLPRIICDYIAGMTDNYILEQHQKLLA is encoded by the coding sequence ATGGCCGGCCGTGCATCAATCCAGTCTCTCCAGCACCTGGCAATGCGCGTAGAAAACTCGCGCGGACGCAAACATCCTGAGCCCTCCCATCCTTATCGCAACGACTATCAGCGTGACCGTGACCGAATCGTTTACTCACGCGCCTTCCGCCGTCTGGAAAATAAGACCCAGGTTTTTACCCGCCGTTTTTCCGATCACTTTCGCAACCGTCTGACCCACACCATTGAAGTTGCTCAAATTTCCCGGACCATCGCCGGCGCATTGGGATTGAACGTTGATTTGGTCGAAGCCCTAGCCCTGGCGCACGACATCGGCCACCCTCCTTTCGGGCACGCCGGAGAGAAAGCATTGGATGCCGCCATGCGCGCGCAAGGCTTATCGTTCGATCACAATCTGCATGCCCTCCGCATCGTGGAAGATTTCGAACTACGCGCCGGGTTTCGCGGGCTCAACCTGACCTTCGAGGTGCGAGAGGGAATCATCAAACATTCCCGCGACTATGATCCGCAGGCATTTCCGGAATTGCTGGAATATCGGCTGGGCGAGCTCCCTCCGCTGGAGGCGCAGTTGGTGGATTTGACCGATGAAATCGCCTACAACGCCGCCGACCTCGACGATGGCTGCGAAGCCCACATATTAACTCTGGATGAAATTCGCGCCGAAGTTTGTATATTTGAAGATTGTTATCGAGAGGCCAGTGCGCGCTTCCCGGATGTGCCCGCGAAACTGCTGTTGAACGAAGCCCTCAAACGCATGCTCGACCGCATGGTCACAGACCTGATTCAGCACACCGCGGAGGCCGCCGAGCAGGCTGCGGTGAAATCGCTGGAAGATGTGCGCTCTTTCCCGCATCGCTTGGCCAGCTTCAGCGAAAAAATCGAGAAGCAGCGCCGCCAGGCAAAGGAATTTTTATACTCGCGGCTTTATTTCAGCCCCGATCTCATGCCTGAAAAAGAGATGGCCGAGCGCATCATTACTGAACTGTTCGCATTCTGGATGGCCCATCCCGAAGCTCTGCCGGAAAACTATCAGGAAAAAGTCCGCCAGGAATCCCTGCCGCGCATCATCTGCGATTACATCGCGGGTATGACCGACAATTACATCCTGGAACAGCACCAGAAGCTGCTCGCCTGA
- a CDS encoding ATP-binding protein — MNIDRKRAWWYTAAALFLAVYILIALLVKPGPALTALADITRFLLSLIAIFTLGGHLFAARGRERAFWGLMTLGAMLWSVPHAWRIWYEVLLRNSSSEYSLSHIFLFLHVIPLMAALALRPQYRQSEHKLRMDFLDAVMLLLWWIYLYLFMITPWQLGMISVPQLSGFYFNVLYFVENAALATGAGILFLRSARECKKIYGGIFLSATLYTFGSLFMDWHAIHRPYQAGSVPDVLIVAAMLVFAGIGLEGAASPYRSLEESVMGVHSVWPARFALLALISMPCMALWIIFFSRAPYPVTIFRLQVAFGAIVVLTLVVMFRQMLLNAELTRLLRESQQTITHEKRLQDRMVSSEKMAALGQLVAGAAHEINNPLTAILGYSDLLEADASLSEEPRSQVQKIGQQARRTKRLVENLLNFAQQSPAEKTSVHVNALLNNALQLREPDLSGKRIKLKVKLEPELPRIRGDSNQLLQVFLHMINNAADALQEVGGGLLTITTNSENAWVLIQFSDTGVGIKEPQKIFDPFYTTKPIGKGSGLGLSACYGIVQDHGGKIECENNANGGATFLIKLPAEATPQQNTPPPEAPAGK; from the coding sequence ATGAACATAGACCGCAAAAGGGCATGGTGGTACACCGCAGCAGCTTTGTTTCTGGCTGTTTATATCCTGATTGCCCTTTTGGTGAAGCCTGGGCCCGCGCTCACTGCCTTGGCAGACATCACGCGATTTCTTCTCTCGCTGATCGCGATCTTTACCTTGGGAGGGCATCTATTTGCCGCGCGCGGCCGGGAACGGGCATTTTGGGGACTCATGACTTTGGGCGCGATGCTCTGGTCTGTTCCACATGCGTGGCGGATATGGTATGAGGTTCTATTAAGAAATTCTTCCTCGGAGTATTCTCTCAGCCACATATTTCTTTTCCTCCACGTCATCCCTCTTATGGCGGCCCTGGCCCTGCGGCCCCAGTATCGCCAGAGTGAACACAAACTGCGCATGGATTTTCTCGATGCCGTCATGCTTCTCCTCTGGTGGATTTACCTCTACCTCTTCATGATTACGCCCTGGCAGTTGGGGATGATTTCCGTCCCTCAGCTCTCCGGCTTTTACTTCAACGTGCTCTATTTCGTGGAAAATGCTGCTCTCGCCACGGGTGCCGGGATACTTTTCCTCCGTTCAGCAAGAGAGTGCAAGAAAATCTACGGTGGCATTTTTCTATCGGCGACCCTGTATACATTCGGCTCTTTGTTCATGGATTGGCATGCCATACATCGCCCATACCAAGCCGGCAGCGTCCCGGATGTGTTGATCGTCGCCGCCATGCTGGTCTTTGCCGGCATTGGATTGGAAGGAGCCGCTTCTCCTTACCGCAGCCTGGAAGAATCGGTCATGGGGGTGCACAGCGTTTGGCCGGCACGCTTTGCTTTGCTGGCGCTGATTTCCATGCCTTGTATGGCGCTGTGGATCATCTTCTTCAGCCGCGCGCCCTATCCCGTCACTATTTTTCGATTGCAGGTCGCCTTTGGCGCCATCGTTGTCTTGACCTTGGTGGTCATGTTCCGGCAGATGTTGTTGAACGCCGAGCTGACCCGGCTTTTGCGCGAATCGCAGCAAACCATTACTCACGAAAAGCGGTTGCAAGATCGTATGGTCAGCTCCGAAAAGATGGCGGCCCTGGGCCAGTTGGTGGCAGGAGCGGCCCACGAGATCAACAATCCGCTGACCGCAATTCTGGGCTACTCCGATCTGCTCGAAGCCGATGCATCACTGAGCGAAGAGCCGCGTTCGCAGGTGCAAAAGATTGGCCAGCAAGCCCGCCGCACCAAACGGTTGGTGGAAAACCTGCTGAACTTTGCCCAGCAAAGCCCGGCTGAGAAGACCTCGGTGCACGTCAATGCGCTTCTGAATAATGCCCTGCAATTGCGCGAGCCCGATCTCAGCGGCAAGAGAATCAAGCTCAAAGTCAAACTCGAGCCTGAACTGCCGCGTATACGCGGAGATTCAAACCAGCTATTGCAGGTGTTCCTGCACATGATCAACAATGCCGCCGATGCCTTGCAGGAAGTCGGTGGAGGTCTGCTGACCATAACTACCAACAGTGAAAATGCCTGGGTGCTGATCCAGTTCTCCGATACTGGTGTGGGGATCAAGGAGCCGCAGAAGATCTTCGATCCTTTCTACACTACCAAACCCATCGGAAAAGGGAGTGGATTAGGTCTCAGCGCCTGTTATGGCATCGTGCAGGATCACGGGGGCAAGATCGAATGCGAAAACAACGCCAACGGCGGCGCAACATTCCTGATCAAACTGCCTGCCGAAGCCACCCCTCAGCAGAACACTCCTCCGCCTGAGGCTCCCGCTGGAAAATGA
- the hemB gene encoding porphobilinogen synthase, with the protein MAFPITRLRRLRRNEQIRSLVRETRLSPQSLVYPLFVCPGEGVRKPVTSMPGVFNLSVDEAVKEASTAYGLGIPAVILFGLPEQKDTAASGAWSDDGIVQRATRALKLEVPGLLLIGDVCLCEYMSHGHCGVVQAETRETSVPSSGAAASRPALAVEYQIANDPTLEILAHTAVSQTRAGMDIIAPSDMMDGRVAAIRKALDEAGYQNTPILSYAAKFASAFYGPFREAADSAPQFGDRRSYQMDGANLREALREISTDLEEGADIIMVKPAMPYLDVISAARHRFDVPLAAYQVSGEYAMIQAAAQNNWIDREKVMMESLVSIKRAGADVILTYFAKEAAKLLA; encoded by the coding sequence ATGGCCTTTCCCATTACCCGGCTACGGCGTCTGCGTCGCAACGAGCAGATTCGGTCTCTTGTCCGCGAGACCCGTCTCTCCCCGCAGTCTTTGGTCTATCCATTATTTGTATGTCCGGGCGAGGGTGTACGAAAACCGGTGACTTCCATGCCCGGTGTTTTCAATCTTTCCGTGGATGAAGCTGTCAAAGAGGCGAGCACGGCCTACGGCCTGGGTATTCCGGCGGTAATTTTGTTTGGATTGCCCGAGCAGAAAGACACGGCCGCCAGTGGCGCCTGGAGCGACGATGGCATCGTGCAGCGGGCCACCCGCGCGCTCAAGCTCGAAGTCCCCGGTCTTCTCCTTATCGGCGATGTTTGCCTGTGCGAGTACATGTCGCACGGTCATTGCGGTGTTGTCCAGGCAGAGACTCGCGAGACCTCGGTTCCATCTTCTGGAGCCGCTGCCTCACGCCCGGCCCTTGCGGTGGAGTATCAGATTGCCAATGATCCTACCCTTGAAATCCTGGCGCATACCGCGGTATCGCAGACACGTGCGGGCATGGATATTATCGCCCCCTCCGACATGATGGATGGCCGCGTCGCCGCGATCCGCAAAGCACTTGACGAAGCGGGATACCAAAACACGCCTATCCTTTCTTATGCTGCGAAATTCGCCTCGGCTTTTTACGGGCCATTCCGCGAGGCAGCCGATTCGGCGCCCCAGTTTGGCGACCGCCGCTCCTACCAGATGGATGGCGCCAACCTGCGCGAGGCCTTGCGGGAAATCTCGACCGACCTGGAGGAAGGGGCAGACATTATTATGGTGAAGCCGGCCATGCCTTATCTGGATGTGATTTCCGCCGCCCGCCATCGTTTTGACGTCCCGCTGGCTGCCTATCAGGTCTCCGGGGAGTATGCCATGATTCAGGCCGCCGCTCAGAACAACTGGATTGACCGGGAAAAGGTCATGATGGAATCGCTGGTCTCCATCAAGCGGGCAGGAGCAGACGTAATCTTGACATATTTTGCCAAAGAGGCGGCAAAACTTCTGGCATAA
- a CDS encoding tetratricopeptide repeat protein, producing the protein MRTRLFILVLLLSASSLTFAQKTLSTTPAASSGAKPASTSDGKAADANSKPPASKPEEKKAPDRAAAYYHYSLAHIYEELVSNFARSEYAERAVDEYKLAIANDPESSYLSAGLAELYAKTGRIRDAVLEAQNILKRDPKNLEAHRLLGRIYLRSIPDLQSGAQSQEILKLAIEQFEQIIAIDPGIADDHMVLGRLYRLNNDLPKAENEFKTAVTLQPESEEALSSLAYLYTEEGAPDKGIRLLEDVPDAARSSRLYAALGYTYSQAKDYKKAIAAYRRSVELDRENLDSVRELAQNLLNDGQTDAALQQYKIIADADPQDAQAQLRIAEILRRSGKFDQALEHLKKAESLVQDSLEVPYNIALVYEAQGRYDDAVQILQQLLKKTARPDNNYTAGESNNRTLFLEQLGGVYNEQGKTQLALDAFHQMLQLGDDSSERGYEQIVETYRKDKQWQQALSTAQEAAQKYPQNREIKLLLSRELADAGKGDEAVTQIKTLLRNTTDDREVYLALAQMHMRIREFKEAEDDVAKADKLSSKPEDKDTVAFMAASVFEREKKYDEAEERFKHVLNTDPHNAVILNNLGYMLADRGLRLEEALGYVKKALEQEPESGIYLDSLGWAYFKLGNYELAEENLVKASQKVADGTIQDHLAELYFKTGRVKLAANHWERALEEWNKSVPYDVDSTDVARVQKRLESARIKLAQQAASKQQ; encoded by the coding sequence ATGAGAACCCGTTTGTTTATTCTTGTCTTGCTGTTATCAGCTTCGAGCCTTACTTTTGCCCAAAAAACTCTCTCGACCACGCCTGCTGCCTCGAGCGGAGCAAAGCCCGCCTCCACTTCTGACGGAAAAGCCGCCGATGCCAACTCAAAGCCGCCTGCTTCCAAACCGGAAGAGAAGAAGGCCCCGGACCGAGCTGCGGCCTATTATCACTACTCGCTGGCGCATATTTATGAAGAGTTAGTCTCCAACTTCGCGCGTTCCGAGTATGCCGAAAGAGCGGTTGATGAATACAAACTGGCGATTGCAAACGATCCGGAGTCCTCTTATCTTTCCGCCGGCCTTGCCGAACTTTATGCCAAGACCGGACGCATCCGCGACGCAGTCCTGGAAGCGCAAAACATCCTGAAGCGTGATCCCAAGAACCTGGAAGCCCACCGCTTGTTGGGCAGGATCTATCTGCGTTCCATCCCCGATCTGCAATCCGGCGCGCAGTCGCAGGAAATCCTGAAATTGGCCATTGAGCAGTTTGAGCAGATCATCGCCATTGATCCCGGCATCGCCGACGACCACATGGTCCTGGGCAGGCTGTACAGGCTGAATAACGATCTGCCGAAGGCCGAAAACGAATTCAAGACTGCCGTGACGTTGCAGCCGGAGTCCGAAGAAGCGCTGAGCAGCCTGGCCTATCTCTATACCGAAGAGGGAGCGCCCGATAAAGGTATCCGACTTCTGGAAGATGTGCCCGATGCTGCCCGGTCGTCGCGGCTTTACGCCGCCCTCGGATATACCTACAGCCAGGCGAAAGATTACAAGAAAGCCATTGCGGCTTATCGCCGTTCCGTAGAGCTAGACCGTGAAAACCTGGATTCCGTCCGCGAGCTCGCGCAGAACCTGTTGAACGATGGCCAGACCGATGCTGCGCTGCAGCAATACAAGATCATCGCCGATGCCGACCCGCAGGATGCACAAGCCCAGTTGCGCATCGCCGAGATCCTCCGCCGCAGTGGCAAGTTCGACCAGGCCCTGGAACACTTGAAGAAAGCCGAGTCTCTCGTCCAGGATTCTCTCGAAGTGCCCTACAACATTGCGCTCGTCTATGAGGCGCAAGGGCGTTACGACGACGCCGTACAAATCCTGCAGCAGCTTTTGAAGAAAACCGCTCGGCCAGACAACAACTACACCGCCGGTGAGAGCAACAATCGCACATTGTTTCTGGAACAGTTGGGCGGGGTGTACAACGAACAGGGCAAGACCCAGTTGGCGCTGGATGCGTTTCACCAGATGCTTCAGCTTGGCGACGACAGCTCCGAGCGTGGCTACGAGCAGATCGTTGAGACCTACCGCAAAGATAAGCAATGGCAGCAGGCCCTCAGCACGGCTCAAGAAGCTGCCCAGAAATATCCCCAGAACCGCGAGATCAAGCTGCTTCTCAGCCGCGAACTGGCGGATGCCGGCAAAGGCGATGAGGCTGTCACCCAGATCAAAACCCTGCTGCGGAATACGACCGATGATCGTGAAGTATATCTGGCCCTGGCGCAAATGCACATGCGCATTCGCGAGTTTAAAGAGGCTGAGGATGACGTAGCCAAGGCCGACAAGCTTTCCAGCAAACCGGAAGATAAGGACACAGTCGCTTTCATGGCAGCCTCCGTCTTCGAGCGTGAGAAGAAATACGACGAAGCCGAAGAGCGATTCAAGCACGTTCTGAACACCGACCCACATAATGCGGTGATCTTGAATAATCTCGGCTATATGCTTGCGGACCGCGGGCTGCGGCTGGAAGAAGCTCTCGGATACGTCAAGAAAGCCCTCGAGCAGGAACCCGAAAGCGGCATCTACCTCGATTCCCTGGGATGGGCCTATTTCAAGCTCGGCAACTATGAGCTGGCGGAAGAAAATCTGGTCAAGGCATCACAAAAGGTCGCCGATGGCACCATTCAGGACCATCTTGCTGAACTGTATTTCAAGACCGGACGCGTGAAGCTGGCGGCCAACCACTGGGAGCGCGCACTGGAAGAGTGGAACAAGAGCGTGCCTTACGATGTTGATTCCACCGATGTAGCCCGTGTGCAGAAAAGACTGGAATCAGCCCGCATCAAGCTGGCCCAGCAGGCAGCGAGTAAGCAACAGTAG